One genomic region from Amia ocellicauda isolate fAmiCal2 chromosome 4, fAmiCal2.hap1, whole genome shotgun sequence encodes:
- the skor1b gene encoding SKI family transcriptional corepressor 1 homolog-B, with protein MEAIPSQLTAGRDSSSSPNSKQELQPYSGSSSLKPNQVSETVLYGVPIVSLVIDGQERLCLAQISNTLLKNYSYNEIHNRRVALGITCVQCTPVQLEILRRAGAMPISSRRCGMITKREAERLCKSFLGAHNPPKLPENFAFDVSHECAWGSRGSFIPARYNSSRAKCIKCTYCNMYFSPNKFIFHSHRTPEAKYTQPDAANFNSWRRHLKLTDKNTSDDLAHAWEDVKAMFNGGSRKRTLPISGSGGGSSSLKPQGSGSLPPGSPEVPHKTLRCSEEERGGLSLGNGVRSYPVIPVPSKSFGMLQKIPPPLFPHPYGFPAFGLCQKKDDSVGIGEQNKSNLPGVFWPGAKDSVYPSFPMFWPTTASLPVPPYPQSQPKPTAELLSRQSELDVSEQSDRSTNTPKDSLADSERCSSTQSTRNEEDKSGDEARSTEGSVMTPRKISYISAFRPVVKDAESIAKLYGNREPYNGARSGYLSPDFMSESSSYRSVSPGMDSVDEPEVDVESHRIPEDEESLQLSVEDRHSPPPLPLPHASPGKSQEPGVELRAASVHSQRASFSEGSSDEERQGDPLPDSNSTTAAYEVSSVTASVLKPAVFK; from the coding sequence ATGGAGGCGATTCCCAGCCAACTGACAGCGGGACGAGACTCCAGCTCTTCCCCGAACTCCAAGCAGGAACTCCAGCCTTACTCCGGCTCCAGCTCCCTCAAGCCCAACCAGGTCAGTGAGACCGTGCTGTACGGAGTGCCCATCGTGTCCCTGGTGATCGACGGTCAGGAGAGGCTTTGCCTGGCGCAGATATCCAACACTTTACTAAAGAACTACAGCTACAACGAGATCCACAACCGGCGGGTGGCCCTGGGCATCACCTGCGTGCAGTGCACCCCTGTGCAGCTGGAGATCCTGCGGAGGGCGGGGGCCATGCCCATCTCCTCCCGGCGCTGCGGCATGATCACCAAACGCGAGGCCGAGAGGCTGTGCAAGTCCTTCCTGGGGGCGCACAACCCACCCAAGCTGCCCGAGAACTTCGCCTTCGACGTGTCCCACGAGTGCGCCTGGGGCAGCCGGGGGAGTTTCATTCCGGCCCGGTATAATAGCTCCAGGGCCAAGTGCATTAAGTGCACCTACTGCAACATGTACTTTTCTCCCAACAAGTTCATCTTCCACTCGCACCGCACCCCGGAAGCCAAGTACACGCAGCCAGACGCTGCCAACTTCAACTCCTGGAGGCGCCACCTGAAACTCACAGACAAAAACACCTCGGATGATCTGGCCCATGCGTGGGAAGATGTAAAGGCCATGTTCAACGGGGGCAGCCGCAAGAGGACGCTGCCCATCAGCGGGTCAGGCGGGGGCTCCTCTTCCCTAAAACCTCAGGGCTCCGGCAGCCTGCCCCCGGGCTCCCCCGAGGTCCCCCACAAGACTCTGCGCTGCAgcgaggaggagcggggcggcCTCAGCCTGGGCAACGGCGTGCGCAGCTACCCGGTAATCCCCGTGCCAAGCAAGAGCTTCGGGATGCTGCAAAAGATCCCACCGCCCCTCTTCCCGCACCCCTACGGATTCCCCGCTTTTGGATTGTGTCAAAAGAAAGACGACAGTGTGGGGATTGGAGAGCAGAATAAGAGCAATCTGCCCGGCGTGTTTTGGCCGGGCGCAAAGGACAGCGTCTACCCCTCATTCCCCATGTTCTGGCCCACCACTGCCAGTCTGCCCGTGCCCCCCTACCCACAGAGTCAGCCCAAGCCCACGGCCGAGTTGCTCAGCCGGCAGAGTGAGCTGGACGTATCGGAGCAGAGCGACCGCAGCACAAACACCCCCAAGGACAGCCTGGCGGACAGCGAGAGGTGCTCCAGCACGCAGTCCACCAGGAACGAGGAGGACAAGTCAGGGGACGAGGCCCGGTCCACAGAAGGGTCGGTCATGACTCCCAGGAAGATCAGCTACATCTCCGCCTTCAGGCCGGTGGTCAAAGACGCCGAGAGCATAGCCAAGCTGTACGGCAACAGGGAGCCGTACAACGGGGCCCGCTCGGGTTACCTCTCGCCAGACTTCATGAGCGAGAGCTCCAGTTACAGGTCGGTGTCACCAGGCATGGACAGCGTGGACGAGCCGGAGGTGGACGTGGAGTCGCACAGGATCCCAGAGGACGAAGAGTCCCTTCAGCTGTCGGTGGAGGACCGccacagccccccacccctgccCCTTCCCCATGCCAGCCCCGGCAAGAGCCAGGAGCCCGGGGTCGAGCTAAGGGCCGCCTCGGTGCACAGTCAGAGAGCCAGTTTCAGTGAAGGGTCCTCGGACGAGGAGAGGCAGGGCGACCCGCTGCCTGACAGCAACAGCACCACGGCGGCTTACGAAGTGAGTTCAGTCACAGCCTCTGTTTTGAAGCCAGCGGTGTTCAAATAA